A section of the Pedobacter sp. HDW13 genome encodes:
- a CDS encoding pyridoxal-dependent decarboxylase, with translation MNHLNKDKQNLDSILTEVKQQGMAYLNQIHGRTTASNAVVELINSLNEEGLGTVGALKQFNERFEPIIVASSGPRYWGFVTGGTTPAAIAGDWLATVYDQNTQSAKGNGDVSAVIELETIQLLLSLFNLPPQFFGGFVTGATLSNFTCLAVARQWIGKQQDKDFAREGITGKVNVLSATPHSSAVKSLAMLGLGSNNITAVKVMQGNREALDVADLELKIQALNDEPFILISSAGTVNTVDFDDFEAISQLKQKYNFWWHIDAAFGGFAACSPQYSHLVKGWENADSITVDCHKWLNVPYESAVFLVKEAHQLLQVKSFQNSNAAYLGNPMENFSYLNFLPENSRRLKALPAWFTLTSYGKQGYQEIVESNVEMALSFADFINENPAFELLAPVRLNTVCFTLTDEKRVPEFLNKLNASGKVFMTPTFYNNKKGIRAAFVNWRTTTTDVELATLAMCEILTEL, from the coding sequence ATGAATCATTTAAATAAAGACAAGCAAAACCTCGATAGCATCTTAACAGAAGTAAAACAACAAGGGATGGCTTATTTAAATCAAATTCATGGACGTACTACGGCCAGTAATGCTGTTGTAGAACTGATAAATAGTTTAAATGAGGAAGGCCTTGGTACTGTGGGTGCTTTAAAGCAATTTAACGAGCGGTTCGAACCTATTATCGTGGCATCATCAGGTCCGCGTTATTGGGGTTTTGTAACTGGAGGCACAACGCCTGCTGCTATTGCCGGCGATTGGCTGGCTACCGTTTACGATCAAAATACCCAGTCGGCAAAAGGCAATGGCGATGTTTCTGCTGTGATCGAGCTCGAAACCATTCAACTTTTATTGTCTCTTTTTAATTTACCACCTCAGTTTTTTGGAGGTTTTGTTACCGGTGCAACCTTATCTAATTTTACCTGTTTAGCAGTTGCACGACAATGGATAGGTAAACAACAGGATAAAGATTTTGCACGGGAAGGGATTACGGGTAAGGTAAATGTTTTATCGGCTACTCCGCATTCATCGGCTGTTAAATCGCTGGCCATGCTGGGTTTGGGGAGTAACAATATTACGGCCGTTAAGGTAATGCAAGGTAACCGCGAAGCTTTGGATGTTGCCGATTTAGAACTGAAAATACAGGCTTTAAATGACGAGCCTTTTATCTTAATCTCAAGTGCCGGCACGGTAAATACAGTCGATTTTGATGATTTTGAAGCCATTAGTCAATTAAAGCAAAAATATAATTTCTGGTGGCATATCGATGCGGCTTTTGGTGGTTTTGCAGCTTGTTCGCCCCAATACAGCCATTTGGTAAAAGGCTGGGAAAATGCAGATAGCATTACGGTCGATTGCCACAAATGGTTAAATGTGCCATACGAAAGTGCTGTTTTTCTGGTTAAGGAAGCCCACCAGTTGTTGCAGGTCAAATCGTTTCAGAATTCAAATGCCGCTTACCTGGGCAATCCGATGGAGAATTTTAGTTATTTAAATTTTCTACCCGAAAACTCTCGCAGGTTAAAAGCTTTGCCAGCCTGGTTTACCTTAACAAGTTATGGAAAACAGGGCTATCAGGAAATTGTAGAAAGTAATGTGGAAATGGCCTTGTCATTTGCGGATTTTATTAACGAAAATCCGGCTTTCGAATTGCTGGCCCCTGTACGCTTAAATACGGTCTGCTTTACTTTAACCGATGAAAAGCGTGTTCCGGAGTTTCTAAATAAATTGAATGCAAGCGGAAAAGTGTTCATGACTCCAACTTTCTACAACAATAAAAAAGGAATCCGTGCAGCCTTTGTTAACTGGCGAACAACAACAACAGATGTTGAACTGGCCACTTTAGCCATGTGCGAAATTCTTACAGAACTTTAA
- the metF gene encoding methylenetetrahydrofolate reductase [NAD(P)H]: protein MKITDHIKNAKGKTLFSFELLPPMKGQSIQWVYDAIDPLLEFNPPFIDVTSLREDYIYKEQENGLLQKVSYRKRPGTIAICAAIIHKYKIDAVPHLICGGFTKEETENALIDLQFLGIDNVLALRGDARQAEASFIPTKGGHHYATDLIQHIKDHNNGKFLHEDIDTYKSDFCIGVAGYPEKHFEAPNLNADFKYLKKKVDMGAEFIVTQMFFDNQKYFDFVKKCRENDINVPIIPGLKPISTLKQLTVLPKIFHLDLPNELTEALSYAKNNAEAKEIGTEAMIKQCKELMDFGAPVLHFYTMGRPEQTKEIARAIF, encoded by the coding sequence ATGAAGATTACAGACCATATAAAAAACGCAAAGGGTAAAACCTTGTTCTCTTTCGAATTATTGCCACCAATGAAGGGGCAGAGCATCCAGTGGGTTTACGATGCCATCGATCCTTTGCTGGAATTTAACCCGCCCTTTATCGATGTAACTTCCTTACGTGAGGATTACATTTATAAAGAACAGGAAAACGGTTTATTGCAAAAGGTTTCGTACCGCAAACGCCCTGGTACCATTGCCATTTGTGCGGCTATTATTCATAAATACAAGATTGATGCTGTGCCACACTTAATTTGTGGTGGTTTTACTAAAGAAGAAACTGAAAATGCACTGATTGATTTGCAGTTTTTGGGGATTGATAATGTGCTGGCGCTACGTGGCGATGCCCGCCAGGCCGAAGCCTCCTTTATTCCAACCAAAGGCGGTCACCATTATGCTACCGATCTGATTCAGCATATTAAAGACCATAATAATGGTAAGTTTTTGCACGAAGATATCGATACCTACAAAAGTGATTTCTGTATTGGTGTAGCAGGCTATCCGGAGAAACATTTCGAAGCACCTAATTTAAATGCAGACTTTAAATATCTGAAAAAGAAAGTTGATATGGGCGCTGAGTTTATTGTTACCCAGATGTTTTTTGATAATCAGAAGTATTTCGATTTTGTTAAAAAATGCAGGGAAAATGATATCAATGTGCCGATTATTCCGGGTTTAAAACCAATCAGTACCTTAAAACAGTTAACGGTTTTACCTAAAATTTTCCACCTCGATTTGCCAAACGAATTAACCGAAGCCTTATCGTATGCTAAGAACAATGCCGAGGCTAAAGAAATTGGTACCGAGGCCATGATTAAGCAGTGTAAAGAATTGATGGATTTCGGCGCACCTGTACTGCATTTTTATACCATGGGCAGACCAGAGCAAACCAAAGAAATTGCCAGGGCGATTTTTTAA
- the murQ gene encoding N-acetylmuramic acid 6-phosphate etherase has translation MNRVTEQESNYSHIDKMSVLEVLQGINNEDKTVAFAVEKSLPQIEKLTSAVAERMKKGGRLFYIGAGTSGRLGVVDASECPPTYGVPFDWVVGIIAGGDTAIRRAVEFAEDDAEQAWEDLQEFNINEKDCLVGLAASGTTPYVIGGLNTARKHGVLTGCIVCNTGGPIAAESDFPVEVVVGPEFITGSTRMKSGTAQKLVLNMLSTTVMVQLGRVVGNKMVDMQLTNHKLVDRGTQMVADELHIGYEEAAELLNRYGSVRKAVEAGQH, from the coding sequence ATGAACAGAGTTACCGAGCAAGAATCTAACTACAGCCACATCGATAAGATGTCGGTGTTGGAAGTCTTGCAGGGCATTAATAACGAAGATAAGACTGTAGCTTTTGCTGTAGAAAAATCTTTGCCTCAGATCGAAAAATTAACTTCGGCAGTTGCCGAAAGAATGAAAAAAGGTGGTCGTCTTTTTTATATCGGAGCGGGTACCAGTGGGCGTTTAGGTGTGGTAGATGCATCAGAATGTCCGCCTACCTATGGTGTGCCTTTTGATTGGGTTGTAGGCATTATTGCCGGTGGAGATACCGCTATCAGAAGGGCTGTAGAATTTGCAGAGGATGATGCTGAACAAGCCTGGGAAGATTTGCAGGAGTTTAATATTAACGAAAAAGACTGTCTGGTTGGCCTGGCTGCATCAGGGACTACTCCTTATGTTATTGGGGGCTTAAATACGGCACGTAAACATGGCGTTTTAACGGGTTGCATTGTTTGCAATACCGGCGGACCAATTGCTGCAGAATCTGACTTCCCTGTTGAAGTGGTGGTTGGCCCTGAGTTTATTACCGGTTCTACAAGAATGAAATCGGGAACGGCACAAAAACTGGTTTTAAATATGCTTAGTACTACGGTTATGGTACAGTTAGGACGTGTGGTTGGTAATAAGATGGTTGATATGCAATTAACCAATCATAAGTTGGTAGATCGTGGGACACAAATGGTTGCTGATGAGCTGCACATTGGCTACGAAGAAGCTGCTGAGTTGCTGAACCGCTACGGAAGTGTACGTAAAGCTGTAGAAGCCGGACAACATTAA
- a CDS encoding S41 family peptidase: MKKNTRNNILIAISYSVILIAGMFLGIKFIKDQGFGVKKSPQLASNSDEKLNEILHIINGNYVDDINTDSLQNLPIDSVLHQLDPHSVYLPPTDAQDMSDNLEGNFEGVGIEYYMLNDTMMVTGVVKDGPASQAGIKLGDKILSIDTAVVSGRNLPKDQLTGRFKGRAGTGVSVVLLHPGLTQSNRIMVTRGKVNISSIDAAYMINSETGYVRISKFGANTDNDFASAANSLKAKGMKKLILDLRDNGGGYFTAATGLADQFLPENKLIVYTQGKHEPRTDYFSTGTGAFQNGKLAVLINENTASASEIVAGAIQDLGRGIIVGRRSFGKGLVQEQFAFGDGSALNLTIARYYTPSGRSIQKSYKKGYDAYKHELDERMMDGELTGDRTSFQDSIEKAEGVNTQPVKKIKPIGGIQPDVFVKLDTTGYNKFYSNLVSKKVLSDYVFNVLTSRYSANFVEQNINIFTITDNDFRDFIGFIQRKNVPIDRFQLYNAKTVIQNDLKALLCRYYLGDVGYYKASNQTDNAVKQALANMQ, translated from the coding sequence ATGAAAAAAAATACCCGTAATAATATACTGATCGCTATAAGCTATTCTGTAATCTTAATAGCAGGTATGTTTTTGGGCATAAAATTTATCAAAGATCAAGGCTTTGGCGTTAAAAAAAGTCCACAGCTAGCCAGCAACAGCGACGAGAAATTAAACGAAATTCTTCACATCATTAACGGCAACTACGTTGATGATATCAATACCGATTCGCTTCAAAATTTACCTATTGATAGTGTTTTACATCAGTTAGATCCGCATAGTGTTTACCTGCCGCCAACCGATGCACAGGATATGAGCGATAACCTGGAGGGAAACTTTGAGGGGGTTGGCATAGAGTATTACATGCTTAACGACACTATGATGGTTACGGGCGTTGTTAAAGACGGACCAGCATCCCAGGCGGGCATAAAATTGGGCGATAAAATCCTGAGCATTGATACTGCTGTAGTTAGCGGAAGAAATTTACCCAAAGACCAGCTAACTGGCCGCTTTAAAGGGCGTGCAGGAACTGGGGTAAGCGTGGTTTTATTACATCCGGGCTTAACACAAAGCAACCGCATTATGGTTACCCGTGGCAAGGTAAATATTAGCAGTATTGATGCGGCGTATATGATTAACAGCGAAACAGGCTACGTACGCATCAGTAAGTTTGGTGCCAATACCGATAACGATTTTGCTTCAGCGGCCAACAGCCTGAAAGCGAAAGGCATGAAAAAGCTGATCCTCGACCTGCGTGATAACGGCGGTGGCTATTTTACTGCAGCTACTGGCCTGGCCGATCAGTTTTTGCCCGAAAATAAGCTTATTGTTTATACCCAGGGCAAGCATGAGCCACGTACCGATTATTTTTCGACCGGAACCGGTGCCTTTCAAAATGGTAAGCTGGCGGTGCTGATTAACGAAAATACGGCCTCCGCAAGTGAAATTGTAGCTGGTGCGATTCAGGACTTAGGTAGGGGCATAATTGTAGGCCGTCGCTCTTTTGGCAAAGGCCTGGTACAGGAACAGTTTGCTTTTGGTGATGGTTCTGCGCTAAATCTTACCATTGCCCGCTATTACACACCATCAGGTCGCAGCATCCAAAAATCTTACAAAAAAGGTTATGATGCTTACAAACACGAACTGGATGAGCGTATGATGGATGGAGAATTAACCGGCGACCGCACTTCTTTTCAGGATTCGATTGAGAAAGCAGAAGGCGTAAATACACAGCCCGTAAAAAAAATTAAGCCAATTGGTGGTATACAACCAGATGTTTTCGTAAAACTGGACACTACCGGATACAATAAATTTTATAGTAACCTGGTGAGCAAAAAAGTACTTTCTGATTATGTATTTAATGTATTAACGAGCAGATATAGCGCAAACTTTGTAGAACAGAATATTAACATCTTTACCATTACCGATAATGATTTTAGAGATTTTATTGGTTTTATTCAACGTAAAAATGTTCCAATCGATCGTTTTCAACTGTACAATGCGAAAACAGTAATTCAAAACGACCTTAAAGCACTACTTTGCCGCTATTACTTAGGAGATGTGGGCTACTACAAAGCCTCAAACCAAACCGATAATGCGGTTAAACAGGCATTGGCCAACATGCAATAG
- a CDS encoding short chain dehydrogenase translates to MKIIIVGATGTLGKKVSDAFAQKYEVIRVGNTKGDVQVDITSEASIKTMFEKTGPFDALISTTGKGPFAPIKEMTGETFKKGLLDKLLGQVNLVLIGQHYINKGGSFTLTSGILADHPVAAGAALSAVNGGLNSFVIAAAPELENDVRLNAVSPNVVEDSPAYFDSFPGEIPVTMDKVVKAFEKSVLGIVTGQVIKVY, encoded by the coding sequence ATGAAAATAATAATTGTAGGTGCAACCGGAACTTTGGGCAAAAAAGTTAGCGATGCCTTTGCCCAAAAATATGAAGTGATACGCGTAGGCAATACCAAGGGCGATGTGCAGGTTGATATTACCAGCGAAGCATCGATTAAAACCATGTTCGAAAAAACAGGACCTTTTGATGCGTTAATCAGCACCACTGGTAAAGGCCCTTTTGCGCCCATTAAAGAAATGACAGGCGAAACTTTTAAAAAAGGCTTACTGGATAAATTATTGGGTCAGGTTAACCTGGTACTCATAGGGCAGCACTACATTAATAAAGGAGGCTCGTTTACACTAACATCGGGCATATTGGCCGATCATCCTGTAGCAGCCGGCGCCGCATTAAGCGCAGTAAACGGTGGTTTAAATTCGTTTGTAATTGCAGCAGCTCCCGAACTCGAAAACGACGTACGCCTCAATGCCGTTAGTCCAAATGTAGTTGAAGATTCGCCGGCCTATTTCGATTCATTTCCGGGCGAAATACCCGTAACTATGGATAAAGTAGTAAAGGCTTTTGAAAAAAGCGTATTAGGCATTGTTACCGGGCAGGTAATAAAAGTTTATTAA
- a CDS encoding Bax inhibitor-1/YccA family protein translates to MEQQNYQYQDNSVFVQEKSVSKKFFANVFLWMFVALSLSTVAAYLFGTNEQLMQYLLNINPATGKVSMSIFGYIAMFAPLGLVLLMGFGLSRLSLPALIGVFVLYSVLTGISLSFILLTYTSGSVVSCFAGAAGIFGIMAFMGYTTNIDLSKFGPILMVGVIGLVIASVINMFIQSEQFSLFMAFIGIAIFTALTAYDVQKIKRIGEGIEASGEQVLQIESKKMAIVAALSLYLDFLNIFLFLLRIFGSRK, encoded by the coding sequence ATGGAACAACAAAATTATCAATATCAGGACAACAGTGTTTTTGTACAGGAAAAATCTGTGTCTAAAAAATTCTTCGCTAACGTTTTCTTATGGATGTTCGTTGCATTGAGTTTATCTACAGTAGCTGCTTATCTTTTCGGTACCAACGAGCAGTTAATGCAGTATCTTTTAAATATTAACCCTGCAACAGGCAAAGTTAGTATGTCTATATTTGGTTATATAGCCATGTTCGCTCCGCTAGGCCTGGTTTTATTAATGGGCTTTGGTTTAAGCCGGTTATCATTACCTGCTTTAATAGGCGTATTTGTGCTTTACTCTGTATTAACCGGAATTAGCTTAAGCTTTATCTTGTTAACATATACTTCAGGTTCGGTAGTAAGCTGTTTTGCAGGTGCAGCCGGAATATTTGGAATTATGGCATTTATGGGTTATACAACCAATATCGATCTAAGCAAATTTGGTCCGATTCTGATGGTTGGGGTAATTGGTTTAGTAATTGCCAGTGTAATTAATATGTTTATTCAGAGCGAACAGTTCAGCTTGTTTATGGCTTTTATTGGCATTGCAATATTTACTGCATTAACAGCTTATGATGTGCAAAAGATTAAAAGAATTGGCGAAGGTATTGAGGCCAGCGGAGAACAGGTTCTTCAGATTGAATCTAAGAAAATGGCGATTGTAGCTGCGTTATCTTTATACCTGGATTTCTTAAACATCTTCCTGTTCTTACTACGCATTTTCGGAAGCAGAAAATAA
- the metH gene encoding methionine synthase: MSIREELEKRILVIDGAMGTMIQRYTLTEEDFRGERFKDHPCDVKGNNDLLNITRPDIIKTIHLEYMAAGADIIETNTFSTQRISMADYQMEDLSYEMSFEGARVAKEAADEFMAANPDRKCFVAGAIGPTNRTLSMSPNVNDPGFRAVYFDELEAAYYEQVRGLVDGGSDVLLIETIFDTLNAKVAIVAIKKYEEVIGRKLEIMISGTITDASGRTLSGQTAEAFLNSVMHAKPLSIGFNCALGAKEMRPHIEELAAKAGCYVSAYPNAGLPNEFGAYDEQPHETAHLVDDFIASGFVNIVGGCCGTTPDHIGCIAKNARKAEPRKLPVLEPHMRLSGLEPVTITPESIFVNIGERTNITGSPKFSKLILGGDYEAALAVALQQVEGGAQVIDVNMDEGMLDSEAAMTKFLNLIASEPDIAKLPIMVDSSKWSVIENGLKCLQGKGIVNSISLKEGEDKFRESARKIMQYGAAVVVMAFDEQGQADNYERRKEICKRSYDILVNEIGFPAEDIIFDPNILTVATGLEEHNNYAVDFINATRWIKENLPHAKVSGGVSNISFSFRGNNVVREAMHSAFLYHAIQAGLDMGIVNAGMLEVYQEIPPELLERVEDVLLNRREDATERLVEYADTVKSKGKEIVKDEEWRKGSVEERLSHSLVKGIVEYLDDDVEEARQKYARPIQVIEGPLMDGMNIVGDLFGAGKMFLPQVVKSARVMKKAVAYLLPFIEQEKLDNPDQDQNSSAGKVLMATVKGDVHDIGKNIVGVVLACNNFEIIDMGVMVPAQDIIKKAKEINADIIGLSGLITPSLDEMVHFAKEMEREGFTIPLIIGGATTSRIHAAVKVAPNYSGPAIHVLDASRSVTVCSTLMNPDTKDEYVAGIKAEYDKAREAHLNKRSDKRFKTLEEARENKFKIDFQSNLPVPEFIGTKVFDNYPLEELVPYIDWTPFFHTWELRGSYPKIFDDKNVGDEAKKLFDDAQTLLKRILDEKLLTARGVIGFWPANADGDDIQLTVGSNQLVNNSELKTENSQLVTIHTLRQQAEKVDGQPYYALSDFIAPKESGIQDYFGGFAVTTGIGIDELVNEFEANHDDYNSIMAKALADRLAEAFAERMHERVRKEYWGYAKDENLSNQELIKEEYAGIRPAPGYPACPEHTEKGTLFTLLDAENKIGLRLTESYAMYPTAAVSGFYFAHPDSRYFGLGKITKDQIEDYAIRKHMPVEEVERWLSPNLAY, from the coding sequence ATGAGCATTAGAGAAGAATTAGAAAAACGTATTTTGGTGATTGATGGTGCAATGGGTACCATGATTCAGCGATATACCCTAACCGAAGAGGATTTTAGAGGGGAACGCTTTAAAGATCATCCCTGTGATGTAAAAGGCAATAACGATTTGCTTAACATTACACGCCCCGATATTATCAAAACCATACACCTCGAGTACATGGCTGCTGGTGCCGATATTATCGAAACCAATACCTTTAGTACACAGCGAATTTCGATGGCCGATTACCAAATGGAAGACCTTTCTTACGAAATGAGTTTTGAAGGAGCAAGGGTAGCCAAAGAAGCGGCCGACGAGTTTATGGCGGCTAATCCCGATCGCAAGTGTTTTGTTGCAGGTGCCATTGGCCCAACCAACCGTACCCTTTCTATGTCGCCGAATGTTAACGATCCTGGTTTTAGGGCGGTTTATTTTGATGAATTAGAAGCAGCTTATTACGAGCAGGTTCGTGGGTTGGTAGATGGTGGCTCGGATGTGTTGTTGATCGAAACCATTTTTGATACCCTAAATGCAAAAGTGGCTATTGTGGCCATTAAAAAATACGAAGAAGTAATTGGTCGTAAGCTCGAGATTATGATCTCGGGGACCATTACCGATGCTTCAGGAAGAACATTGTCGGGCCAAACGGCGGAGGCTTTCTTAAACTCGGTAATGCATGCCAAACCATTAAGTATCGGTTTTAACTGTGCATTGGGAGCTAAAGAAATGCGTCCGCATATCGAAGAGCTTGCCGCAAAAGCAGGTTGTTATGTTTCGGCTTATCCAAATGCAGGTTTACCCAACGAGTTTGGAGCTTATGATGAACAACCACACGAAACCGCTCACCTGGTTGATGATTTTATTGCATCAGGCTTTGTGAATATTGTTGGTGGTTGTTGCGGTACCACACCTGATCACATTGGTTGCATTGCTAAAAATGCCCGGAAAGCTGAGCCTAGAAAATTACCTGTGCTCGAACCTCATATGCGTTTAAGCGGACTTGAACCTGTAACCATTACCCCAGAAAGTATTTTTGTAAATATAGGCGAAAGAACTAATATTACCGGATCGCCAAAATTCTCGAAACTGATTTTAGGTGGCGATTATGAAGCTGCTTTAGCAGTTGCATTACAGCAGGTAGAAGGTGGCGCGCAGGTTATTGACGTGAATATGGATGAGGGGATGCTTGATTCGGAAGCAGCCATGACCAAATTCCTGAACCTGATTGCTTCTGAACCTGATATTGCCAAACTACCCATTATGGTCGATTCATCAAAATGGTCCGTGATTGAGAATGGCTTAAAATGCCTGCAAGGCAAGGGGATTGTGAACTCTATTTCCTTGAAAGAAGGCGAAGATAAATTCCGCGAAAGTGCCCGTAAAATTATGCAGTATGGTGCTGCGGTTGTGGTAATGGCTTTTGATGAGCAAGGACAGGCCGATAATTACGAACGCAGAAAAGAAATTTGTAAAAGAAGTTACGATATTCTTGTAAACGAAATCGGTTTCCCGGCAGAAGATATTATTTTCGACCCGAATATTTTAACCGTGGCCACCGGCCTGGAGGAACACAACAATTACGCAGTCGATTTTATTAACGCCACCCGCTGGATCAAAGAAAATCTGCCTCATGCCAAGGTAAGCGGTGGGGTTTCGAATATTTCGTTCTCTTTCAGGGGTAACAATGTGGTTCGCGAAGCCATGCACTCTGCATTTCTTTATCACGCCATTCAGGCAGGTTTAGATATGGGGATCGTAAACGCCGGTATGTTGGAGGTTTATCAGGAAATTCCACCCGAATTATTGGAAAGGGTAGAAGATGTATTGTTAAACCGTAGGGAAGATGCCACTGAGCGTCTGGTAGAATATGCCGATACCGTAAAATCGAAAGGGAAAGAGATTGTTAAAGATGAGGAGTGGAGAAAAGGATCGGTTGAAGAAAGGTTATCACATTCATTGGTAAAAGGTATTGTAGAATATCTGGATGACGATGTAGAGGAGGCCCGCCAGAAATATGCCCGCCCGATTCAGGTAATTGAGGGGCCATTGATGGATGGGATGAATATTGTGGGAGATTTATTTGGTGCAGGTAAAATGTTCCTGCCTCAGGTAGTAAAATCGGCTAGGGTAATGAAAAAAGCCGTTGCATACCTCTTGCCTTTTATTGAGCAGGAAAAACTCGATAATCCCGATCAGGATCAGAATTCATCGGCAGGTAAGGTTTTAATGGCCACGGTAAAAGGCGATGTGCACGATATCGGAAAAAACATTGTGGGTGTGGTGCTGGCTTGTAACAACTTCGAAATTATAGATATGGGTGTGATGGTTCCTGCACAGGATATCATCAAAAAAGCCAAAGAAATAAATGCCGATATTATTGGTTTAAGTGGCTTAATCACCCCTTCCTTGGATGAAATGGTTCACTTTGCCAAAGAAATGGAGCGCGAAGGTTTTACTATACCTTTAATTATTGGTGGTGCAACTACCTCACGTATTCATGCTGCTGTAAAGGTGGCACCAAATTATTCGGGTCCGGCCATTCACGTATTGGATGCATCCAGAAGTGTTACGGTTTGCAGCACTTTGATGAATCCCGATACCAAGGATGAATATGTAGCCGGTATTAAAGCCGAATACGATAAAGCGCGTGAAGCACATTTAAACAAACGTTCGGATAAGCGCTTTAAAACACTGGAAGAAGCCCGAGAAAATAAATTTAAGATAGATTTCCAATCCAACCTACCTGTTCCTGAATTTATTGGAACGAAGGTTTTTGATAATTACCCATTAGAAGAACTGGTGCCTTATATCGACTGGACCCCGTTTTTCCATACCTGGGAACTTCGTGGCAGTTATCCCAAAATTTTTGACGATAAAAACGTTGGCGACGAAGCCAAAAAGCTTTTTGATGATGCACAAACTTTGTTAAAAAGAATCCTTGACGAGAAATTGCTAACGGCAAGAGGCGTAATCGGTTTCTGGCCAGCAAATGCAGATGGAGACGATATTCAGTTAACAGTTGGCAGTAATCAGCTGGTAAATAACTCCGAACTGAAAACTGAAAACTCCCAACTGGTAACCATACATACCCTCCGTCAGCAGGCCGAGAAAGTAGACGGACAACCTTATTATGCCTTGTCTGATTTTATTGCACCGAAAGAAAGCGGTATTCAGGATTATTTTGGTGGCTTCGCCGTAACAACGGGTATTGGTATTGATGAATTAGTAAACGAATTTGAAGCTAACCACGACGATTACAATAGCATTATGGCTAAAGCACTGGCCGATCGTTTAGCTGAAGCTTTTGCTGAGCGCATGCACGAGCGTGTACGTAAAGAGTACTGGGGTTATGCCAAAGATGAAAATCTAAGCAATCAGGAACTGATTAAAGAAGAATATGCAGGTATACGTCCGGCACCGGGTTATCCGGCTTGCCCAGAGCATACCGAAAAAGGAACTTTATTTACTTTGCTCGATGCGGAAAATAAAATCGGATTACGCTTAACCGAAAGCTATGCCATGTATCCAACGGCAGCCGTAAGCGGTTTTTATTTCGCACACCCCGATTCGAGATATTTTGGTTTAGGTAAAATTACCAAAGATCAGATTGAAGATTATGCCATCAGAAAACATATGCCTGTTGAAGAAGTGGAACGGTGGTTAAGTCCAAATTTAGCTTATTAA
- a CDS encoding histidine decarboxylase, translated as MATGNLSAKDQQVLSDLLEKVKGQTDLFLGYPVSKDFDYQELAEFLKYPMNNLGDPFVTSTYGVGSRDLEKEVVQFFASLFRAPEDNWWGYVTNGGSEGNLYGLYLARELHPKGMVYYSEATHYSVQKNLHLLNMSNIVIRTQESGEIDYDDLEYTIRMNRHMPVIIMANIGTTMTEARDDVAKIKAILKKLAIQHYYIHADAALSGTYSALIEPRPAFDFEDGADSIAISGHKFFGSPMPCGVVIAKKSNRDRIARSVAYIGSVDTTITGSRNGHSPLFLWHTIKRLGLEGLKERAMHSLETAAYTELKLREMGIEAWRNTNAITVNFPAPLPAICKKWQLAAEQGNSHIICMPNVTKAHIDLFITDLKAEIILQD; from the coding sequence ATGGCAACAGGCAATTTATCAGCAAAAGATCAACAAGTATTAAGTGATTTACTAGAAAAAGTAAAAGGACAAACCGATTTATTTCTTGGTTATCCGGTTTCGAAGGATTTTGATTACCAGGAACTGGCTGAGTTTTTAAAATACCCGATGAACAACCTCGGCGATCCGTTCGTTACTTCTACTTATGGAGTAGGATCGCGTGATCTGGAGAAAGAGGTAGTGCAGTTCTTTGCCAGCCTTTTCCGTGCGCCCGAAGATAACTGGTGGGGCTATGTAACCAACGGAGGTTCGGAAGGCAATTTATATGGCTTGTACCTTGCCCGTGAGCTTCATCCAAAAGGTATGGTTTATTATTCTGAAGCCACCCATTACAGTGTTCAAAAAAACCTGCATTTGCTTAATATGTCAAATATCGTAATCCGTACACAAGAGAGCGGCGAAATTGATTATGATGACCTGGAGTACACCATCCGGATGAACCGTCATATGCCCGTTATTATTATGGCCAACATTGGCACCACGATGACCGAAGCCCGCGACGATGTAGCTAAAATTAAAGCAATTTTAAAAAAACTGGCCATCCAGCATTATTATATCCATGCCGATGCAGCACTTTCGGGCACCTACAGCGCCCTGATTGAACCACGCCCTGCATTCGATTTTGAAGATGGAGCAGATAGTATTGCCATTAGTGGTCATAAATTTTTCGGTTCACCAATGCCATGTGGTGTAGTAATTGCAAAAAAATCGAACCGCGACCGTATTGCACGTTCTGTAGCTTACATTGGCAGTGTTGATACCACCATTACAGGTTCGAGAAATGGGCACAGTCCGCTATTCTTGTGGCACACCATTAAACGCCTGGGACTGGAAGGCTTAAAAGAACGTGCCATGCATAGTTTAGAAACTGCAGCATACACTGAATTAAAACTTAGAGAAATGGGCATTGAGGCGTGGCGCAACACCAATGCCATCACTGTAAACTTTCCGGCACCATTACCAGCGATCTGCAAAAAATGGCAGTTGGCGGCAGAACAAGGAAACTCACATATCATCTGTATGCCAAATGTAACCAAAGCACATATCGATCTATTTATAACCGATTTAAAGGCTGAAATAATTTTGCAAGATTAA